The Tenebrio molitor chromosome 3, icTenMoli1.1, whole genome shotgun sequence genome contains a region encoding:
- the LOC138126773 gene encoding very long chain fatty acid elongase 7-like, whose amino-acid sequence MVLKNFTLYLDPALIGLKDSTTDDYPLMNSPLEPTAIVALYSLFLFNLGPKFMKNRDAFSLKKVMMVYNFVQVVLNFVVFLMVAKLMPNFNLCCNPVNTSNSPEDIAIRRAHYCYTLLKFLDLFDTIFFVLRKKHQQITLLHVHHHIGMAMTTWATAKYLPGGVAFFVFIWNTFIHVLMYGYYLFTSISSMRAVWWKKYLTQLQLVQHCFVSSVFMIHLFNTSCNYSKGWLIYYLLNAAMSIYLFLMFYKKNYIDKKQVSDKKVY is encoded by the exons ATGgtactcaaaaattttactttgtaTTTAGACCCCGCCCTGATTGGGCTGAAAG ATAGCACCACTGATGACTACCCCTTGATGAATTCTCCCTTGGAGCCCACCGCAATCGTGGCCCTTTATTCATTATTCCTCTTCAATTTAGGCCCAAAGTTCATGAAAAATCGAGACGCTTTCAGTTTGAAAAAGGTCATGATGGTTTACAACTTCGTCCAGGTTGTTCTAAATTTTGTCGTGTTCCTAATG GTGGCCAAACTCATGCCAAATTTTAATCTGTGCTGCAATCCCGTCAACACCTCCAACAGTCCTGAAGATATTGCGATCAGGCGGGCGCATTATTGTTACactcttttgaaatttttggatCTTTTTGACACG ATCTTTTTTGTCCTACGTAAAAAACATCAACAgattacgcttttacacgtcCATCATCATATAGGAATGGCCATGACCACTTGGGCAACCGCAAAGTATCTTCCCGGGGGTGTTGCTTTTTTCGTCTTTATTTGGAACACTTTTATACACGTGCTCATGTACGGTTATTACTTGTTCACTTCAATCAGTTCGATGAGAGCCGTCTGGTGGAAAAAATACTTGACGCAGTTACAACTG GTCCAACACTGTTTCGTTAGTTCAGTGTTTATGATTCATCTTTTCAACACCAGTTGCAACTATTCAAAAGGCTGGTTAATATATTATCTGCTTAACGCAGCCATGTCGATATacttgtttttaatgttttataaaaagaatTATATCGACAAGAAACAAGTTTCTGACAAAAAGGTTTACTAG